A region of Syngnathoides biaculeatus isolate LvHL_M chromosome 20, ASM1980259v1, whole genome shotgun sequence DNA encodes the following proteins:
- the LOC133493915 gene encoding CASP8 and FADD-like apoptosis regulator: MTLQFPGARMDVYRQNQCFEPLRASMAAPDPEMLRAIHQISEALGSYERSKILYLCEISDTDNTAAHIKETLKSKVRSYDKGRLFLAELMLHLGRYDILRQVFGFSRDDVERALRSEQVLPRFR, translated from the exons ATGACTTTACAA ttcccAGGTGCGAGAATGGATGTTTATCGTCAAAACCAATGCTTCGAGCCACTTCGTGCCTCGATGGCAGCTCCTGATCCAGAAATGCTTCGTGCTATACACCAAATCTCAGAAGCCCTCGGCAGCTACGAACGCTCCAAGATTCTCTACTTGTGCGAGATTTCggacacagacaatacagccgCGCATATAAAGGAGACTCTTAAGTCCAAAGTCAGGAGCTACGACAAAGGGCGTCTGTTTTTGGCTGAGCTCATGCTCCATTTGGGGAGATATGACATCCTCAGGCAGGTGTTTGGGTTCAGCCGGGACGATGTGGAGAGAGCTTTGAGATCCGAGCAGGTTCTACCCAGATTCAGGTGA
- the LOC133493976 gene encoding CASP8 and FADD-like apoptosis regulator: MDVYRQNERYEPLRASMAVPDPEMLRAIHQISEALGSYERSKILYLCEISDTDNTAAHVKETLKSKVKSYDKGRLFLAELMLHLGRYDILRQVFGFSRDDVERALRSEQVLPRFRVLMAHISEDMAKDDVSSVKFLLAHMLPRKKMETAKDFLDLIVELEHVGKVSPTRVDLLEECLMDVGRVDLAKKLKVYKMSVNAPAVPEDVVRHPCQSSQSVTFSSDPRGECVIIDCVGNDGEMMADAFKSLHFNVTLHKWLNLVETVSTLRKVFQRSPDRGGDGFVCCIISRAIDNRLQATDMNCEGLRLEDVQRFFNGDACPALVGKPKLFFIQSYTVSDFQPCGVENRWDDGWETDGGAGQLRPDCLPSDADVLWSHCSTGEHQLQRGRHRSVYLKALTDALGRSQGRSRHLVDLHMEVNGAILEHNSRHPKDQYHIDLKNTLRKELYLWTPRVCVTCQIRFRRFIISSSVGRV, encoded by the exons ATGGATGTTTATCGTCAAAACGAACGCTACGAGCCACTTCGTGCCTCGATGGCAGTTCCTGATCCAGAAATGCTTCGTGCTATACACCAAATCTCAGAAGCCCTCGGCAGCTACGAACGCTCCAAGATTCTCTACTTGTGCGAGATTTCggacacagacaatacagccgCGCATGTAAAGGAGACTCTTAAGTCCAAAGTCAAGAGTTACGACAAAGGGCGTCTGTTTTTGGCTGAGCTCATGCTACATTTGGGGAGATATGACATCCTCAGGCAGGTGTTTGGGTTCAGCCGGGACGATGTGGAGAGAGCTTTGAGATCCGAGCAGGTTCTACCCAGATTCAG AGTTCTGATGGCTCACATCAGTGAGGACATGGCCAAGGATGATGTGAGCAGTGTGAAGTTTCTGCTGGCTCACATGCTACCGCGTAAGAAAATGGAAACTGCCAAG GATTTCCTGGACTTGATTGTCGAACTTGAGCACGTGGGCAAGGTTTCCCCTACAAGGGTGGACCTTTTGGAGGAATGTTTAATGGACGTCGGCAGGGTAGACCTGGCCAAAAAGCTCAAGGTGTACAAGATGTCAG TCAATGCGCCAGCAGTACCCGAGGATGTGGTGCGCCACCCTTGCCAG TCCAGTCAGTCGGTAACGTTCAGCAGTGACCCCAGAGGGGAGTGCGTAATCATAGACTGCGTGGGGAATGACGGAG agaTGATGGCGGACGCATTTAAATCACTGCACTTCAATGTGACCCTGCATAAATGGCTAAACCTGGTCGAGACAGTCTCAACGCTCAGAAAAGTCTTCCAAAGGAGTCCGGACCGCGGTGGCGACGGCTTCGTCTGCTGCATCATCAGCCGGGCGATCGACAATCGCCTCCAGGCCACGGACATGAACTGCGAAGGCCTCCGTCTGGAAGATGTACAGCGCTTTTTCAACGGCGACGCCTGTCCGGCGCTGGTCGGCAAGCCAAAACTGTTCTTCATCCAGAGCTACACTGTGTCGGACTTCCAACCCTGCGGTGTGGAGAACCGCTGGGATGACGGCTGGGAGACGGACGGTGGCGCCGGTCAGCTGAGACCCGATTGTCTCCCGTCAGATGCGGACGTGCTCTGGAGTCACTGCTCGACCGGAGAGCATCAACTGCAGCGAGGCCGACACCGTTCCGTTTACCTCAAGGCTTTGACGGACGCCTTGGGCAGAAGCCAGGGAAG GAGCCGACATCTGGTCGATCTTCACATGGAGGTGAACGGTGCAATCTTGGAGCACAACAGCCGGCATCCTAAGGATCAGTACCACATAGACCTGAAAAACACTTTGAGAAAAGAGCTTTATTTatggacgcctcgtgtttg